One stretch of Catenulispora sp. EB89 DNA includes these proteins:
- a CDS encoding protein kinase, protein MAPLSGDDPRHLGGFRVLTLLAVGGMGRVYLALGPDRRAVALKVARPEFAADARFRARFRREVETAREVGGEGSGGGGGSGGGSDGAAGSGGSGGGAPGRSRGTALIAPVVAADADAELPWLASEYVPGPSVTDAAMEFGPLGDAGLRTLTHGLALALSEVHAAGVVHRDVKPSNVLLARDGPRLIDFGVARALDDIGLTRVGALIGSPGFLSPEQAVGEPATFGSDVFALAAVVAYAARGQSPFGAGDGAALLYRVVHEPPKLDGLPADLTEVLAASLAKDPAERPTAPEIAALVAPADPWLPDAVLDDIARREAELAAWLEVTAADPPRTMAHPEPTAFDSVAATALDVANTPTPLPKRIGGRRRVLEGAAAVAPPEQISEQPHDSAAPPDQASEAPQQGSAPAGRIRQPGLPRASTAHSDLADTASPAPEPGAPATPPGAAYAAFLLDSSPEPAPPPEPAAQPLTHHRAPRRRRFPVYAALGALLGAAVAAGVLLIPGGGHGAPGPSQGPVGTSSVGAPGTQKAASPTAAGGGSGLGSRAGTTSASGSRR, encoded by the coding sequence ATGGCACCGCTGAGTGGGGACGACCCGCGCCACCTGGGCGGTTTCCGGGTCCTGACGCTGCTGGCCGTGGGCGGGATGGGGCGCGTCTACCTGGCGCTGGGGCCGGACCGGAGGGCGGTGGCGCTGAAGGTGGCGCGGCCGGAGTTCGCGGCCGACGCGCGGTTCCGGGCCCGGTTCCGGCGGGAGGTGGAGACGGCTCGGGAGGTGGGGGGCGAGGGTTCGGGCGGTGGCGGGGGTTCGGGCGGCGGCAGCGACGGCGCGGCCGGCAGCGGCGGCAGTGGCGGTGGCGCGCCCGGCCGAAGCCGTGGCACGGCACTGATCGCCCCGGTGGTCGCGGCGGACGCGGACGCGGAGCTGCCATGGCTGGCGTCGGAGTACGTACCGGGACCGTCGGTCACGGACGCGGCGATGGAGTTCGGACCGCTGGGCGACGCGGGCCTTCGTACCCTGACGCACGGCCTGGCTCTGGCCCTGTCCGAGGTCCACGCGGCAGGGGTGGTACACCGGGACGTGAAGCCCTCGAACGTGCTGCTGGCCCGCGACGGACCGCGGCTGATCGACTTCGGCGTCGCCCGCGCCCTCGACGACATCGGCCTGACCAGGGTCGGAGCCCTGATCGGCTCCCCGGGCTTCCTGTCCCCGGAGCAGGCGGTCGGCGAGCCGGCGACGTTCGGCTCGGACGTGTTCGCCCTGGCCGCGGTGGTCGCCTACGCGGCCCGCGGCCAAAGCCCCTTCGGCGCCGGCGACGGAGCGGCACTGCTCTACCGCGTGGTGCACGAGCCGCCGAAGCTCGACGGCCTCCCCGCCGACCTGACGGAGGTGCTGGCCGCATCCCTTGCGAAGGACCCCGCCGAACGCCCGACAGCACCCGAGATCGCAGCCCTCGTCGCACCGGCCGACCCCTGGCTCCCCGACGCGGTGCTCGACGACATCGCCCGCCGCGAGGCCGAACTCGCGGCATGGCTGGAGGTCACGGCCGCCGATCCGCCGCGCACCATGGCGCACCCGGAGCCGACCGCCTTCGACTCGGTCGCCGCCACCGCGCTCGATGTGGCGAACACGCCGACGCCGCTGCCGAAGCGCATCGGCGGCCGACGGCGGGTGCTTGAGGGAGCCGCAGCCGTCGCGCCGCCCGAGCAGATATCCGAGCAGCCACATGACTCCGCAGCGCCGCCCGACCAAGCATCTGAGGCACCACAACAGGGCAGTGCGCCAGCCGGCCGCATCCGCCAACCCGGCCTCCCGCGCGCATCGACCGCACACTCAGACCTCGCCGACACCGCATCCCCCGCCCCCGAGCCGGGCGCGCCGGCCACGCCCCCCGGCGCCGCCTACGCCGCGTTCCTCCTCGACTCGAGTCCCGAGCCGGCTCCCCCGCCTGAACCCGCCGCGCAGCCCCTCACCCACCACCGCGCCCCGCGCCGCCGCCGCTTTCCGGTCTACGCCGCCCTCGGAGCCCTCCTGGGCGCCGCCGTGGCCGCCGGCGTCCTGCTGATCCCCGGCGGCGGCCACGGTGCCCCGGGGCCGTCGCAGGGGCCGGTGGGCACCAGCTCCGTCGGTGCGCCGGGGACGCAGAAGGCCGCTTCGCCCACCGCGGCGGGTGGGGGAAGCGGCCTCGGGAGCCGGGCGGGGACTACTTCCGCTTCAGGATCTCGTCGGTGA
- a CDS encoding electron transfer flavoprotein subunit alpha/FixB family protein, protein MAEILVLVDHADGAVKKVTLELLTKARALGEPSAVFVGAGYDKAAEKLAEYGAAKVYVAEDAELEGYVTAPKAELLAKLVAEHAPAAVLVPATAEGKEVGARLAVKSGSGILTDAVDVSPELIAEQSIFGGSTVAHSKVTQGTPIIAMRPNATAPEAAPAAAERVDVSVDLSDSAKLAKIVEKVVLPKGDRPELTEASIVVSGGRGVGSGENFAIIEKLADALGAAVGASRAAVDAGWYPHQAQVGQTGKTVSPQLYIAAGISGAIQHRAGMQTSKTIVAINKDDEAPIFELADYGVIGDLFKVVPQVTDEILKRK, encoded by the coding sequence ATGGCTGAGATCCTGGTCCTCGTCGACCACGCCGACGGCGCGGTCAAGAAGGTCACGCTGGAGCTGCTGACCAAGGCCCGCGCGCTGGGCGAGCCGAGCGCGGTGTTCGTCGGCGCCGGCTACGACAAGGCCGCCGAGAAGCTGGCCGAGTACGGCGCGGCCAAGGTGTACGTCGCCGAGGACGCCGAGCTGGAGGGCTACGTCACCGCCCCCAAGGCCGAGCTGCTGGCCAAGCTGGTCGCCGAGCACGCCCCGGCCGCCGTCCTGGTCCCGGCCACCGCCGAGGGCAAGGAGGTCGGCGCCCGCCTGGCGGTCAAGTCCGGCTCCGGCATCCTCACCGACGCCGTCGACGTCAGCCCCGAGCTGATCGCCGAGCAGAGCATCTTCGGCGGCTCGACCGTGGCGCACTCCAAGGTCACCCAGGGCACCCCGATCATCGCGATGCGCCCGAACGCCACCGCGCCGGAGGCGGCCCCGGCCGCCGCCGAGCGCGTCGACGTGAGCGTCGACCTGTCCGACTCGGCGAAGCTGGCCAAGATCGTCGAGAAGGTCGTGCTCCCCAAGGGCGACCGCCCCGAGCTCACCGAGGCCTCGATCGTGGTCTCCGGCGGCCGCGGCGTCGGCAGCGGCGAGAACTTCGCGATCATCGAGAAGCTGGCCGACGCCCTCGGCGCGGCCGTCGGCGCCTCCCGCGCCGCCGTGGACGCCGGCTGGTACCCGCACCAGGCGCAGGTCGGCCAGACCGGCAAGACGGTCTCCCCGCAGCTGTACATCGCCGCCGGCATCTCCGGCGCGATCCAGCACCGCGCCGGCATGCAGACCTCGAAGACCATCGTCGCCATCAACAAGGACGACGAGGCGCCGATCTTCGAGCTCGCCGACTACGGCGTCATCGGCGACCTGTTCAAGGTGGTCCCGCAGGTCACCGACGAGATCCTGAAGCGGAAGTAG
- a CDS encoding ABC transporter substrate-binding protein, with protein sequence MSNRRSKVAFAATSVVLTIAVAACGSSSSSPSAAKTSGGVAPTTAGGDQGNVAAAFNAATKGVVNASTAKGGTLNLLATADFDSMDPTRTYYAYSWDFQRFFTRSLMGFDAKPGEDGTKAVPDLATGKGVVTNGGKTITYTLKDGIKFQDGTTITSKDIKYGIERNFAQDVLPGGPTYLHDMLDEGQNYPGPYKDTDPNKLGLKSVVTPDDKTIVFNLAAPYSDWDYIMTLPSAAPVEEKFDQDPNTGGAKYANHVQSTGPYEIQSYEPNKSVVLVPNPNWDPSTDTIHHQLVNKIVLTEGLDSDDMDKRLLSGQGDIEIESTGVQSAAQTQILRDPNLKKSSDSPLTGFTRMFALDPNVPELSNVDCRKAIEYAANKVDLQTARGGPIGGGDIATTVAPPTLPGYKSFNDYPSGSDNTGDLTQAKAELVKCGKPSGFHTNIATTNKGKGPKVAQALQAALARVGIQADIQQFDSSTYYSTVIGTPSNVHKKDLGIMVAGWGADFPTGFGFFSAISDGRKILQAGGNSNWPEVNDPAINAALDDMTATTDATQKAKDVQTIDQALMAGAYYLPFTYDKALTYHNPRVTNVYITNAFGMYDFDSMGVDDGK encoded by the coding sequence ATGTCTAATCGGCGATCCAAGGTGGCCTTCGCAGCCACCAGCGTTGTGCTGACGATAGCCGTCGCCGCTTGCGGTTCGTCCAGCAGCAGCCCGTCAGCCGCGAAGACCAGCGGCGGGGTGGCTCCCACCACCGCCGGTGGCGACCAGGGCAACGTCGCGGCCGCGTTCAACGCCGCGACCAAGGGCGTCGTGAACGCCTCGACCGCCAAGGGCGGCACGCTGAACCTGCTGGCCACGGCGGACTTCGACTCGATGGACCCGACGCGTACGTACTACGCGTACTCCTGGGACTTCCAGCGGTTCTTCACCCGCAGCCTGATGGGCTTCGACGCCAAGCCCGGCGAGGACGGCACCAAGGCCGTTCCGGACCTGGCCACCGGCAAGGGCGTGGTGACCAATGGTGGCAAGACCATCACCTACACCCTCAAGGACGGCATCAAGTTCCAGGACGGGACCACGATCACGTCCAAGGACATCAAGTACGGCATCGAGCGCAACTTCGCGCAGGACGTCCTGCCCGGCGGCCCGACGTACCTGCACGACATGCTCGACGAGGGCCAGAACTACCCCGGCCCGTACAAGGACACGGACCCGAACAAGCTGGGTCTGAAGTCGGTCGTGACGCCGGACGACAAGACGATCGTCTTCAACCTGGCCGCGCCGTACTCGGACTGGGACTACATCATGACCCTCCCGTCCGCGGCGCCGGTCGAGGAGAAGTTCGACCAGGACCCGAACACCGGTGGCGCGAAGTACGCCAACCACGTGCAGTCGACCGGTCCGTACGAGATCCAGAGCTACGAGCCGAACAAGTCGGTCGTGCTGGTGCCGAACCCGAACTGGGACCCGAGCACCGACACCATCCACCACCAGCTCGTCAACAAGATCGTGCTGACCGAGGGCCTGGACAGCGACGACATGGACAAGCGCCTGCTGTCCGGTCAGGGCGACATCGAGATCGAGTCGACCGGCGTGCAGTCGGCCGCGCAGACCCAGATCCTGCGCGACCCGAACCTGAAGAAGTCCTCGGACTCCCCGCTGACCGGCTTCACCCGTATGTTCGCGCTGGACCCGAACGTCCCCGAGCTGTCGAACGTCGACTGCCGCAAGGCCATCGAGTACGCGGCGAACAAGGTCGACCTGCAGACCGCGCGTGGCGGCCCCATCGGCGGCGGCGACATCGCCACCACCGTGGCGCCCCCGACCCTGCCGGGCTACAAGTCGTTCAACGACTACCCCTCGGGCTCGGACAACACCGGTGACCTGACCCAGGCCAAGGCGGAGCTGGTGAAGTGCGGCAAGCCCAGCGGCTTCCACACCAACATCGCCACCACCAACAAGGGCAAGGGCCCGAAGGTCGCGCAGGCGCTGCAGGCCGCTCTGGCCCGCGTCGGGATCCAGGCGGACATCCAGCAGTTCGACTCGTCGACCTACTACTCGACCGTCATCGGCACCCCGAGCAACGTCCACAAGAAGGACCTGGGCATCATGGTCGCCGGCTGGGGCGCCGACTTCCCGACCGGCTTCGGCTTCTTCTCGGCCATCTCCGACGGCCGCAAGATCCTGCAGGCCGGCGGTAACAGCAACTGGCCCGAGGTCAACGACCCGGCGATCAACGCCGCGCTGGACGACATGACCGCGACGACCGACGCCACGCAGAAGGCCAAGGACGTCCAGACCATCGACCAGGCGCTGATGGCCGGTGCGTACTACCTGCCCTTCACGTACGACAAGGCACTGACCTACCACAACCCGCGCGTCACCAACGTCTACATCACGAACGCCTTCGGGATGTACGACTTCGACAGCATGGGCGTGGACGACGGTAAGTAA
- a CDS encoding WXG100 family type VII secretion target, whose translation MNGDVFGAGYTWAVEEPPRLDTSLTPVHRAAPSGIEGALASGVEWVLREVGLLDILDHVTGDAEALHGAAALWLEQAVAVRGISSRLRQDCVPVAGSWRGEAARAFGTTMDVYVAALDRLASGMAATAHLLNRAGVAAGAAQDAVTGIVTDAAAWAAAELAATAVADVLTFGLATLGGALAESATLAGFVARAERISAEFAVLVEQLATELAELKAARDAIGAARGLSALRALRQAQGTLGELGGAGSLFRRLEGATDALLGQVVGLPLGADGPRSLGSQIRRTISGEAEGIGEAS comes from the coding sequence ATGAACGGGGACGTCTTCGGCGCGGGCTACACGTGGGCGGTCGAGGAGCCGCCGAGGCTCGACACGAGCCTGACGCCGGTGCATCGGGCGGCGCCGAGCGGGATCGAGGGCGCGCTGGCGTCAGGGGTCGAATGGGTCCTGCGCGAGGTGGGGCTGCTGGACATCCTGGACCACGTGACCGGCGACGCCGAGGCGCTGCACGGGGCGGCGGCGCTGTGGCTGGAGCAGGCGGTCGCGGTGCGGGGCATATCGTCGCGGCTGCGCCAGGACTGCGTGCCGGTCGCGGGAAGTTGGCGCGGGGAGGCCGCGCGCGCGTTCGGGACCACGATGGACGTCTACGTGGCGGCGCTGGACCGGCTCGCGTCCGGCATGGCGGCGACAGCGCACCTGCTCAACCGGGCCGGCGTGGCGGCCGGGGCGGCGCAGGACGCCGTGACCGGCATCGTCACCGACGCCGCGGCGTGGGCGGCGGCCGAGCTCGCGGCGACCGCGGTGGCCGACGTGCTCACCTTCGGACTGGCCACGCTCGGGGGTGCGCTGGCCGAATCGGCGACGCTGGCGGGGTTCGTCGCGCGGGCCGAACGGATATCGGCGGAGTTCGCGGTGCTGGTCGAGCAGCTGGCGACCGAGCTGGCGGAGCTGAAGGCCGCACGGGACGCGATCGGCGCGGCGCGGGGGCTCAGCGCGCTGCGGGCCTTGCGGCAGGCGCAGGGCACGCTCGGCGAGTTGGGCGGCGCGGGCAGCCTGTTCCGCAGGCTGGAAGGCGCCACGGACGCGCTGCTCGGGCAGGTGGTGGGGCTGCCGCTCGGCGCGGATGGACCGCGGAGCCTCGGTTCGCAGATTAGGAGGACGATCTCCGGAGAAGCGGAGGGGATCGGCGAGGCGAGCTGA
- a CDS encoding ABC transporter permease codes for MTTLPGDASTLHDDFGEPSTPEPGTPAAKAIEGRSLTKIAWTRLKRDKVAMSAGCVVVLMCLLGLFSALIYPHLGGGPQLPHSALIDGDTTLPTGTAGGISAQHWLGVDPTFGRDLAARIVEGAKWSLLISFASTILTVILGLVAGLLAGYFGGWVDSVVNWLMAVFLAFPVVLFGIALVSGMPTTAFGLNNLWLHVVLLILIIGGFGWAYFGRIVRGQVLTLREKEFVDASRSLGAGELRIVFKEIMPNLIAPILVFTSLQIPANILAEAAFSFLGVGIPLPHASWGGMLNDALNYYEYDPAYLFIPGIAIFVTVLAFNLFGDGVRDAFDPKAGR; via the coding sequence ATGACAACGCTGCCAGGGGACGCCTCCACCCTGCACGACGACTTCGGCGAACCGAGCACGCCGGAACCCGGAACTCCGGCGGCGAAGGCGATCGAGGGCCGTTCGCTCACCAAGATCGCCTGGACTCGGTTGAAGCGGGACAAGGTCGCCATGTCGGCCGGGTGCGTCGTCGTGCTGATGTGCCTGCTGGGCCTGTTCTCGGCTCTCATCTACCCGCATCTGGGCGGCGGGCCCCAACTGCCCCACTCCGCCCTCATCGACGGCGACACCACGCTCCCCACCGGCACCGCCGGCGGCATCAGCGCCCAGCACTGGCTCGGCGTGGACCCGACCTTCGGCCGGGACCTCGCCGCCCGCATCGTCGAGGGCGCCAAGTGGTCGCTGCTGATCTCCTTCGCCTCCACCATCCTGACGGTGATCCTGGGCCTGGTCGCGGGCCTGCTGGCCGGCTACTTCGGCGGCTGGGTGGACAGCGTGGTGAACTGGCTGATGGCCGTGTTCCTGGCCTTCCCGGTCGTGCTGTTCGGCATCGCGCTGGTCTCCGGCATGCCCACCACGGCCTTCGGCCTGAACAACCTGTGGCTGCACGTCGTGCTGCTGATCCTGATCATCGGCGGATTCGGCTGGGCCTACTTCGGCCGCATCGTCCGCGGCCAGGTGCTCACGCTGCGCGAGAAGGAGTTCGTGGACGCCTCCCGGAGCCTGGGCGCCGGTGAGCTGCGGATCGTCTTCAAAGAGATCATGCCGAACCTGATCGCCCCGATCCTGGTCTTCACCTCGCTGCAGATCCCGGCCAACATCCTGGCCGAGGCGGCGTTCTCCTTCCTCGGCGTCGGTATCCCGCTGCCGCACGCCTCGTGGGGCGGCATGCTCAACGACGCGCTGAACTACTACGAATACGACCCGGCATACCTGTTCATCCCAGGTATCGCGATCTTCGTCACCGTCCTGGCCTTCAACCTGTTCGGCGACGGCGTCCGCGACGCGTTCGACCCCAAGGCCGGCCGCTGA
- a CDS encoding ABC transporter ATP-binding protein yields the protein MSTETTPENPAVADPEALLSVSGLKKHFPIKRGALQRQVGAVQAVDGIDFSVRPGETLGLVGESGCGKTTTGRLLARLLEPTSGSIKFEGREISHLSSGQMRPLRRDIQMVFQDPQSSLNPRHTVGTIVGAPFHIQGIETPNGIKRAVQDLLELVGLSPEHYNRYPHEFSGGQRQRIGIARALALRPKLIVADEPVSALDVSIQAQVVNLLEDLQAELNLAYVFIAHDLSVVRHISDRVAVMYLGKIVEIADQADIYVRPHHPYTTALMSAVPIPDPDRKAGTAEGQVDRIRLTGDVPSPINPPKGCRFSTRCWKAQDVCKSDEPPLLQIGSVSEAGVAHQVACHFPENV from the coding sequence GTGAGCACCGAAACCACTCCCGAGAACCCGGCTGTGGCAGACCCCGAGGCGCTGCTGAGCGTCTCGGGCTTGAAGAAGCACTTCCCGATCAAGCGCGGCGCGTTGCAGCGCCAGGTCGGCGCGGTGCAGGCGGTCGACGGCATCGACTTCTCGGTCCGGCCCGGCGAGACGCTGGGTCTGGTCGGCGAGTCCGGCTGCGGCAAGACCACCACCGGCCGGCTGCTGGCCCGGCTGCTGGAGCCGACCTCGGGCTCGATCAAGTTCGAGGGCCGCGAGATCTCGCACCTGTCCAGCGGGCAGATGCGGCCGCTGCGCCGGGACATCCAGATGGTGTTCCAGGACCCGCAGTCCTCGCTGAACCCGCGGCACACGGTCGGCACCATCGTCGGCGCGCCGTTCCACATCCAGGGCATCGAGACGCCCAACGGGATCAAGCGCGCCGTGCAGGACCTGCTGGAGCTGGTCGGCCTGTCGCCGGAGCACTACAACCGCTACCCGCATGAGTTCTCCGGCGGCCAGCGCCAACGCATCGGCATCGCCCGCGCCCTGGCCCTGCGGCCGAAGCTGATCGTCGCCGACGAGCCGGTCTCGGCCCTGGACGTGTCGATCCAGGCGCAGGTGGTGAACCTGCTGGAGGACCTGCAGGCGGAGCTGAACCTGGCGTACGTGTTCATCGCCCACGACCTGTCGGTGGTCCGCCACATCTCCGACCGCGTGGCCGTGATGTACCTGGGCAAGATCGTCGAGATCGCCGACCAGGCCGACATCTACGTCCGTCCGCACCACCCCTACACCACGGCGCTGATGTCCGCCGTCCCGATCCCGGACCCGGACCGCAAGGCCGGGACCGCCGAGGGACAGGTCGACCGGATCCGGCTGACCGGCGACGTCCCCTCGCCGATCAACCCGCCGAAGGGCTGCCGCTTCAGCACCCGCTGCTGGAAGGCGCAGGACGTGTGCAAGTCGGACGAGCCGCCGCTGCTGCAGATCGGCTCGGTCTCCGAGGCCGGCGTCGCGCACCAGGTGGCGTGCCACTTCCCGGAGAACGTGTAA
- a CDS encoding electron transfer flavoprotein subunit beta: MKIVVCVKQVPDTEAEKRLLPDTLTVDRESSNPVLNEMDEFAIEEALKLVEAHGGEVVVLTMGPDGADAAVRKALSMGADSGILLSDPALAGSDAVATSYAIAQALGTTEYDLVILGSEASDARTSLVPAMLAERLGVPQLTFASKVEIDGTDITVNRLTDYGHDVVKATLPAVVSVVEKINEPRYPSFKGIMAAKKKPIAQLDVASASIDAAQVGAAGAWTAVADAAQRPPRSAGVKVADEGDGGVKLAEFLSAQKFI; the protein is encoded by the coding sequence ATGAAAATCGTCGTCTGTGTGAAGCAGGTGCCGGACACGGAGGCCGAGAAGCGGCTCCTCCCGGACACCCTGACCGTGGACCGGGAGAGCTCGAACCCGGTGCTCAACGAGATGGACGAGTTCGCCATCGAGGAGGCGCTCAAGCTCGTCGAGGCGCACGGCGGCGAGGTGGTCGTGCTGACCATGGGCCCCGACGGCGCCGACGCCGCGGTGCGCAAGGCGCTGTCGATGGGCGCGGACTCCGGCATCCTGCTCTCGGACCCGGCGCTGGCCGGCTCCGACGCCGTCGCCACCTCCTACGCCATCGCGCAGGCCCTGGGCACCACCGAGTACGACCTGGTGATCCTGGGCTCGGAGGCCTCCGACGCCCGCACCTCGCTGGTCCCGGCGATGCTGGCCGAGCGCCTGGGCGTGCCGCAGCTCACCTTCGCCTCGAAGGTGGAGATCGACGGCACCGACATCACCGTGAACCGGCTCACCGACTACGGGCACGACGTGGTCAAGGCCACGCTGCCGGCCGTGGTGTCGGTGGTCGAGAAGATCAACGAGCCGCGCTACCCCTCCTTCAAGGGCATCATGGCGGCCAAGAAGAAGCCGATCGCGCAGCTCGACGTGGCCTCGGCGAGCATCGACGCGGCCCAGGTCGGCGCGGCCGGTGCCTGGACGGCGGTGGCCGACGCCGCGCAGCGCCCGCCGCGCAGCGCCGGCGTGAAGGTGGCCGACGAGGGCGACGGCGGCGTGAAGCTCGCCGAGTTCCTGTCCGCGCAGAAGTTCATCTAA
- a CDS encoding ABC transporter ATP-binding protein, producing the protein MSTTEETTPLLESPAPSKFLEVRDLRVHFPTDDGVVKSVDGLSFGLERGRTLGIVGESGSGKSVTSLALLGLHRSAQKKKNAARITGEIWLDGQELVTASDADIRRLRGEKMAMIFQDPLSSMHPFFTVGAQIIEAYRVHNHVSKQVARKRAIEMLELVGIPQPNTRVDDYPHQFSGGMRQRAMIAMALVCNPSLLIADEPTTALDVTVQAQILDLMRDLQREFNSALIIITHDLGVVAELADDIMVMYGGKAVEYGPAHDLFKAPEHPYTWGLLGSMPRLDRARADRLTPIQGNPPSLINVPSGCAFHPRCPYTGETGGRSDTEIPLLAETSPGHLVRCHMDPARRREIFTEQIRETL; encoded by the coding sequence GTGTCCACCACTGAGGAGACGACGCCGCTCTTGGAGAGCCCGGCGCCGTCGAAGTTCCTGGAAGTCCGTGACCTGCGCGTGCACTTCCCGACCGATGACGGCGTCGTGAAGTCCGTCGACGGCCTGTCCTTCGGGCTGGAGCGGGGCCGGACTCTGGGGATCGTCGGCGAGTCCGGTTCGGGCAAGTCGGTGACCTCGCTGGCGCTGCTCGGCCTGCACCGTTCGGCGCAGAAGAAGAAGAACGCCGCGCGGATCACCGGTGAGATCTGGCTGGACGGCCAGGAGCTGGTGACCGCCAGCGATGCCGACATCCGTCGGCTGCGCGGCGAGAAGATGGCGATGATCTTCCAGGATCCGCTGTCCTCGATGCATCCGTTCTTCACTGTGGGTGCGCAGATCATCGAGGCGTACCGGGTGCACAACCACGTGTCCAAGCAGGTCGCGCGCAAGCGGGCGATCGAGATGCTGGAGCTGGTCGGGATCCCGCAGCCGAACACGCGGGTGGACGACTATCCGCACCAGTTCTCCGGCGGTATGCGGCAGCGCGCGATGATCGCGATGGCGTTGGTGTGCAACCCGTCGCTGCTGATCGCGGACGAGCCGACGACGGCGTTGGATGTGACGGTGCAGGCTCAGATCCTGGATCTGATGCGGGATCTGCAGCGTGAGTTCAACAGTGCCCTGATCATCATCACCCACGACTTGGGTGTGGTGGCGGAGTTGGCTGACGACATCATGGTGATGTACGGCGGTAAGGCTGTGGAGTACGGTCCGGCGCACGATTTGTTCAAGGCACCGGAGCATCCGTACACCTGGGGGCTGTTGGGTTCGATGCCGCGGTTGGACCGGGCTCGTGCGGATCGGTTGACGCCGATCCAGGGCAACCCGCCGTCGTTGATCAACGTGCCGTCCGGCTGTGCCTTCCATCCGCGTTGCCCGTACACGGGCGAGACCGGGGGGCGTAGCGACACGGAGATCCCGCTGCTGGCTGAGACCAGCCCTGGGCACCTTGTGCGTTGTCACATGGACCCGGCTCGGCGGCGGGAGATTTTCACCGAGCAGATTCGGGAGACCCTGTGA
- a CDS encoding ABC transporter permease gives MIAFLIRRIIQAVTVLLAVSLITFGLFFLVPKLTGSDPAALFAGRLTSPEALEGIRIKLGLNHPLLQQYWDYLGGFFHARHFDNGPDKTTCTWPCLGYSFKNDLSVGHLIADRFPVTLSLAIGAPIIWLVTGVTVGRISALRPRSWADRTSMLFALAAISLPVYFTAAVLRLFVVYNWHWLPDINYVGFTHDPVLWAKNLILPWISLATLYAASYARFTRASMLDVLNEDYIRTARAKGLPERTVINRHAMRPVGTLIITLFGMDVGALMGGAILTESVFGLPGLGKLGYDAISQHDLPIIMGVTILAAFFIVTANVVVDMLYAVIDPRVRLS, from the coding sequence GTGATCGCATTTCTGATCCGCCGCATCATCCAAGCGGTGACTGTGCTGCTCGCCGTCAGCCTCATCACGTTCGGCCTGTTCTTCCTGGTTCCCAAGTTGACCGGCTCCGACCCCGCGGCGCTGTTCGCCGGCCGGCTGACCAGCCCCGAAGCGCTGGAAGGGATCCGCATCAAGCTTGGGCTGAACCACCCGCTGCTGCAGCAGTACTGGGACTATCTCGGCGGCTTCTTCCACGCTCGCCACTTCGACAACGGTCCCGACAAGACGACCTGCACCTGGCCGTGCCTGGGCTACTCGTTCAAGAACGACCTGTCGGTCGGGCACCTGATCGCCGACCGGTTCCCGGTCACCCTGTCCCTGGCCATCGGCGCCCCGATCATCTGGCTGGTCACCGGTGTGACCGTCGGCCGCATCTCGGCGCTGCGTCCCCGCTCGTGGGCCGACCGCACCTCGATGCTGTTCGCGCTGGCCGCCATCTCGCTGCCGGTGTACTTCACCGCCGCGGTGCTGCGTCTGTTCGTGGTCTACAACTGGCACTGGCTGCCGGACATCAACTACGTCGGCTTCACCCACGATCCGGTGCTGTGGGCGAAGAACCTGATCCTGCCCTGGATCTCCCTGGCGACCCTGTACGCCGCCAGCTACGCGCGGTTCACCCGGGCCTCGATGCTCGACGTGCTCAACGAGGACTACATCCGCACGGCGCGGGCCAAGGGCCTGCCCGAGCGCACGGTCATCAACAGGCACGCGATGCGCCCGGTGGGCACCCTGATCATCACCCTGTTCGGGATGGACGTCGGCGCCCTGATGGGCGGCGCGATCCTCACCGAGTCCGTGTTCGGCCTCCCGGGGCTGGGCAAGCTCGGCTACGACGCCATCAGCCAGCACGACCTCCCGATCATCATGGGCGTGACGATCCTCGCGGCCTTCTTCATCGTCACGGCGAACGTCGTCGTCGACATGCTCTACGCCGTCATCGACCCGCGGGTGAGGCTCTCGTGA